The genomic interval TAACTGCAGTTCTTTTTCAACAACTAGGATGCGGGCCATCCGTTTACCTCACAAAAGTGAGTATACGTCAGTACAGGGAAGGAGTATATTTGGGATGGATTAATATAATTACAGAATACATATGTAATGTGTTAATATTTACATCTATAACATTAAGTTAATATTAATATAATAATGCTTCTTATCCTATCATAACCCTTTCAGTAACATATTCGATGTTGTGACGAAGGTTCTCCGGAGACTGAGTAAGGGTTACAGAAATAAGTCCGACACGGCCGGCAAACATGACAAAGATTATAACCATTTTTCCCGCAGAAGAGAGCGTAGGGGTCACTCCGGTAGACAGACCAACCGTACCAAAAGCAGAAAATACTTCGAACAGGACATCCATATATGACCAGCTTGAATCAGCTATCATTAATTCAGATATCGTCAAGGCAAATGCTCCGCAGGCTACCAGGGTTACTGCCCTCAGAATAAACAGATGGGCATTGCTTACTGTTTCTGCGGGGATTTGTCGTTTCCCGATGTTTAATGTGCCTTCCTTGAAAGTGCCGCGAAAGATCACTGTAAGCACAATAAGCATGGTTGTTACCTTGACTCCCCCGGCTATCGATCCCGGGGCCCCGCCGGTAAACATGAGAAACAAGGTGAAGGCCTTCGCCGGTGAGGATAAATCACCTTGAGGAATTGTGTTAAACCCGGCGGTTCTGGTCGTTACGGATTGAAAAAACGAATTAACCCATTTTTGGTGTTCCTGAAGTCCGGCCATGGTACCATGACCTTCCAGAAAATAATAGACGACTGCTCCGCCAAAAATAAGAGTCACAGTCATAAACAGAACCATCCGGGAATGAAGCGTAAGATTCCGGTTCTTCCCACGCAGACGCTTAATAAGATCGTTAAACACAACAAAACCAAGTCCCCCAAGGACGATCAAGCTCATAACAGTAACAAGAACGAGCTTGTCCTCAGGGTAATTCTCGAGACTGTTGGAAAAAAGTGAAAAACCGGCATTGCAAAATGCCGAAACTGAATGAAAAACCGAGGTCAGCAAAACACTGTCATTGAACACAGTTCCTGAATCCTGCATGGCGGAAAAACGGGTATAGAGCAGGATAGCCCCGACAGCTTCGGCAATCAGGGTAAAGAGAACAATACTGCTGATTATATGCCGGTCCCGATGTTCTACCGTCTCTACAAAGTAATTCTGTATTATCTGCTGATGAGAAAGAGATAGACGCAGACTCGGAGTAATAAGGAAAATGGTAGCAAAACTCATAATACCCAGTCCACCGATTTGAATAAGGGCCATTATTACCAGTTTACCAAAAAAGGAATACTGAGCGGTATCGACGGTAATAAGACCGGTTACGCATACAGCAGAGGTCGAAGTAAACACGGCATCAAGATAGGATAGTTGTCCACTGCCATTCCAGGCAGCGGGCTGGACTAACAGTATCGAACCTGTCAATATTACAACAATAAAGAATGCCAGCAGTGTGAATTGTTGAGAGCTAAACAGTCTGTGCACAGTAATCCTCGTATTATGTCAGGTTATATTTTGAGCCGATAACCTACACCTGGTTCAGTTAAAAGTACCTGCGGACGTGCCGGGTTCAGTTCGATCTTTTTACGCAGCTGGGTAATGTAAACCCTCAGGTAGTTATACTCTTCCTGCATATTCGGGCCCCACACTTCCCGTAATATCTGCTGATGGGTTAAAACCTTTCCTGCATGCTGAATAAAAAGACGAAGAAGGGCGTACTCGGTAGGAGTCAGTTTTATTTCCTTGCCCTCCACCTTTACTTCTCTGCTGCCTACGTCAACCGTCAACACACCTGCAGAAAATATCTGTTCCGCCGGTTCCGGATTTCGATGACGCAGAGCTACACGAATTCTGGCAATCAGCTCACCGGTATTAAAAGGTTTTATCATGTAGTCATCGGCACCGGCATTCAGCAAGGCGACAATATCATCCTCAGTGTTTCTCACAGAAAGAATAATTACCGGAACCGAAGACCATTCCCGCAGTGATGCCAGGACATCTCTGCCATCCATATCCGGCAAACCGAGATCCAGCAGAATAAGATCAGGCTTTACATTTAGTATCTGGCGTAAGCCCTCTTCACCGTTAGCCGCATCGTATATTCTGAAATCGTTACGTTCCAGGCAGATCCGCAAAAAGCGTCGTATTTGTACTTCATCATCGATGGCTACTACTCTGATCACAGCTCGTCCTCGTTGGCAGAATCGTCGTAAATAGAATCAGGAATAGCAATACGCACACAAAGACCTTCCTTTTCATCGTTGTACGCGTCAATAGCGCCTCCGTGGGCTTCTACAATTCCGCGGCAGATGGCAAGTCCAAGCCCTACACCTCCGGGAGCTTCGTTACTGCCACGATAAAACTTATCGAACAAATGATTCAGTTCCGGTTGAGAAACCCCTTTTCCGGAATCACAGATGATTAACTCAAATCTATTGTCTATTACATTTGATGCAATTCGAATCGAAGCTCCAGCCGGTGTGTAGGCAGCAGCATTCTGTACCAGATTGGTTATCACCTGTACAAAGAGAACAAAGTCTACCAAAACTGCCGGCTGATCTTCAGGGACATGGATATTGACTGGATGTTCCTTGAGTTCTCCCCGCAGATGATCCAGGGCCACACTCAACAGATCGTTTACATCACTCCAGGTTTTCTTGAGTCGCAGCACTCCCGATTCGAGTCTGCTCATTGACAACAGGTTTCCAACAATATTATTCAGCCGATCCGAGGCAATCAAGGTTTCTCTGAGCAACTCATCCCGAGTATTGGAATCTTCAACAGTAGAAGAATCCATTAAGGCCGTAATTGAGCCCTTGATGGTAGTTAAAGGAGTGCGTAATTCATGAGATACGGTATTCAGCAGGACTTTTGAAAGACGCTCGGATTCTGCGGTCATCATATTTCGCCTGTATTCCTGAGCCAGCATTTCCCGTTCCAAAGAAAGAGCAAGGTTCCTTCCTAAAGTCAGAAGAAGATCTTCCTGATCCTTTGTCCAGGCACGCTGTTCCTTAAGCCGTATGCCAAGAACCCCCATTGTATTCCCGGGACTACAAAGAGGTACATAGTGATACTCCACATCCGGAATACTGTTTGTATATCGTCCGCAGGGCTTGTTATGAGCAAAACAGTAACTGGCACAGTCGTATTCTTTATCATCAAGGTCTGTACCACGGATTGTGATCGGATACCGATCCAGTATTCCGGATTCCTGTCTCAGAAACAGTACAGTCTTTGCATGAAAATAGCGGGAAATATAATCAAGACTGGTATCGACAATACCTTTAATTGTTTGCTTTTCCGAGAGACTTTAGGAAAAGTTATAGAGAAGGGTCATTTTTTCTTCCCGTGTGACAAGAACACGCTCGTTCGCCTTTAATCGGGAAGTCAAATATCCGGTGGTTGATGCGGCAACAAAGTACATGACAAACATAAGAACATCTTCCAGGTCCCCAATGGTAAAAGTCATCCTGGGTGGTATAAACAGGTAATTCCAGAGTAGCGCACTTGATGTTGGAGCAATCCAGACCACCGCTTTACCCAGAAAAAATGCCAGGGCAGTAATCGTTAGAAGGTAAATTGTAGAAACTGAGCGATACCCAATCAATGGAAGCGCAATCAGGTTTATTCCCGTAACAATGAGAACAACGGCGAGAGAAAGCAGGTGCGGAAGGGTCGCAAAATTCCATATACTAAAACGTGTCAGCCATCTTCCAGAGTAGCGAATCGGCTTTTCCTGAACAACGAGAACATCAATAGTACCACTGTCCTGTATAATGCGCTGGGTAATGCTTTTATGCCGTGGATGTAATATTCTGGAACCGTTGTTGCTCTTTCCAATAATTATCTGGCTTATGTTCTTCATGCGTGCGTAATGGATAACCTCTCCCGGGATATCCTCTGCAGGCAGAGAGACTACTTCTGCTCCTAAATGGCGCGCGAGTTCCAGGTTCTTATGCAGCATATCCCGTTCATAATCCCGCAAGGGAGTACCGGTTTCAACATACAGGGCGGTCCAGCTTGCATTCAGTTTTTCTACCATTTTCTTTGTTCTATTCAGAAGATGTACAGAATTGGGGCTGTGGCTTACGGCTACAAGAAGGTGTTCATTGAGCCTTCCCGAGTGGGTTCCATTTTCCGAGGCGTTAAAAATTATCTCTTCATCCTCATTCATACAGGGTCCTTGTATTGACTCTACTGTACTTAGAAATTGATTAAAGATATAGCGGAGATACTATTAATATTTTCCTGAAATACGTTAAGGGAACATTAATATTTCATAATGCTCCCGTAACTGAGTTTATTTTCTTTCGACCTGTATTTTCACGACCTTGTCTTTGGCGACCGCTCTATCCATGGCTTCCTGCATATTGTCATAGGGATAGACTGCTGAGATAAGATCATTTACAGCGATTCTACCTGAGCGGATCAGATCCAGCACCATCGGATAGACATGAGCATAGCGCATTGATCCGAAAACCGTCAGTTCCTTAGACATAACCAGATTAACCGGCAGTGTAACACTGTCCGGCTGAGTACCAATTTGTACAATCCTGCCGCCTTTGGCAGCAGTCTGGTAGGCAAAGCTTAGCCCTGCAGGCGCTCCGGATGCCTCGAATACTACATCGAAGCCGCCTTCTGCCATCAGTCTTTCAATAATACCCGGTTCGGTGGGATCAATAGCAGCGGTTGCACCATGTTCCAAGGCAAAGCTGCGGGGATATTCCGCAAGATCCGCCAGGGTAATGTCGGTTGCGCCCAATGCTGAGGCAACCCCCAGAACCATCTGACCTATTGTTCCGCCTCCGACAATAAGCACTCTGTTGCCGGCTACTGTCCCCGCCCTCATTACACCGTTAGCGCCAACAGCCAGAGGCTCTATCATGGCTCCGGCACCATAGTCCAGAGATTCATCGAGAATATAGCAGTGGCTTTCGGGAACGACGATCCTCTCTGCAAATCCTCCGTCAATATGAGGTATAGTGGCCGCGGTCCCCAGAAAGCGCAGATTGGTGCAGAGATTGTATCGCCCGGCCCTGCAGTATTTGCATTTTCCACATTCTATCGAAGGTTCTGCAGTTACCCTGTCACCCACCTTTACATTCTTAACATCCGAGCCAACCTCTATTACAAGTCCTGCAAACTCATGACCGAGAACCAAGGGCGCCTGTGGTATAAACTGACCAATCCGGAAATGCTGGTAATAATGAATATCCGAACCGCATATTCCGACTCTTTTTACATCAATCAGGACCTCGTTGGCGGATGGTTTTCTCTCCTGCCGTTTTTCCCTTCGTAAATCTTCTGGTCCATGTAGAACGTATGCATCCACGATTTCTCTCCTTGACTGAAAGCGCTTTTCTTAAGATGTTTTATATTATCTCAGCACTCAATGTTGATAGTATATCATCTCCTAATGCGTCTGTCGATACGACTATTTTTCAATTTTCACTCTGGAAAATTACGTCTGAAAAGTCATATGTGAAAGAAAATCTTTATTTTATGGAAAAAATATTACTTGCATTACACAAGCTCCCGTATTATGATGCAATTTTACTGAAAGCGCTTTCAACATTTTAATCTGTTCTAACAACGGAGTATATTGATGGAAGATGAAATGATTCAGGTACATGCCGATGAACTCAAAACACTGGTAATTCAACATTTGACTGCCACCGGCATGCCCGAGGCGAATGCGCGGACCGTTTCAGATGTCCTTGTTTTTGCTGATTTACGCGGCACCCATTCCCACGGGGTTCTGCGGGTTGAGCACTATATTCAAAGGATCCGGAAAGGTGGAATTAATCTCAAACCCGATCTGAGCCTGAATAAAATAAAGCCTGCTATAGGATTAATCGACGCAGAGGGTGGCATGGGTCATGTAGCAGCATCAACCGCCACAGAGAAGGCTATAGAAATTGCCAGTGAACAGGGTATTGCCCTTGTGGGAGTAAAAAACAGCAGTCACTGTGGTGCCCTGGCGTATTATGTAAACATGGCTCTGGAAAAGAAGATGGCCTCTATAGTTTCCGCTAATACTGATTCAGCGGTTGTTCCTTTTGGAGGAAAAAACCGTTTTTTGGGGACTAATCCTTTCGCCTTCGGGTTTCCTGCTGAAAGCGGTTCCATCCTTCTGGATATGGCGACCAGCGAAGTAGCCTTCGGCAAAATCTATTACGCCCGGGAAAAGGGAAGCAAGATTCCTGAAGGCTGGGCCGTCACAGAGGATGGAGAGGTTACAACCGACGCGAACGCTGCCTTCTCTCTTTTTCCTTTTGGCGGATACAAAGGATACGGAATCAATATGATGGTAGAAGCTCTGACAGGATTGCTTATCGGCAGTGTTTTCGGCCCTCACATCAGACCAATGTACGGTGAGCTTGAAACCTGCCGAAATCTGTCCAGCTTTCACCTTATTATTGATCCAGCGATATTCGCCGGACCGGAAATCTTCAGAACAGCCCAAGCAATGATTGATGAACTCCATTCTCAGCTTCCGGCTCCCGGCTATGACAAAGTTATGGTTCCCGGGGAGATAGAAG from Marispirochaeta sp. carries:
- a CDS encoding ATP-binding protein, coding for MKGIVDTSLDYISRYFHAKTVLFLRQESGILDRYPITIRGTDLDDKEYDCASYCFAHNKPCGRYTNSIPDVEYHYVPLCSPGNTMGVLGIRLKEQRAWTKDQEDLLLTLGRNLALSLEREMLAQEYRRNMMTAESERLSKVLLNTVSHELRTPLTTIKGSITALMDSSTVEDSNTRDELLRETLIASDRLNNIVGNLLSMSRLESGVLRLKKTWSDVNDLLSVALDHLRGELKEHPVNIHVPEDQPAVLVDFVLFVQVITNLVQNAAAYTPAGASIRIASNVIDNRFELIICDSGKGVSQPELNHLFDKFYRGSNEAPGGVGLGLAICRGIVEAHGGAIDAYNDEKEGLCVRIAIPDSIYDDSANEDEL
- a CDS encoding Ldh family oxidoreductase — encoded protein: MEDEMIQVHADELKTLVIQHLTATGMPEANARTVSDVLVFADLRGTHSHGVLRVEHYIQRIRKGGINLKPDLSLNKIKPAIGLIDAEGGMGHVAASTATEKAIEIASEQGIALVGVKNSSHCGALAYYVNMALEKKMASIVSANTDSAVVPFGGKNRFLGTNPFAFGFPAESGSILLDMATSEVAFGKIYYAREKGSKIPEGWAVTEDGEVTTDANAAFSLFPFGGYKGYGINMMVEALTGLLIGSVFGPHIRPMYGELETCRNLSSFHLIIDPAIFAGPEIFRTAQAMIDELHSQLPAPGYDKVMVPGEIEANTMKRSMVEGVAIPTSIYNFLKGTK
- a CDS encoding potassium transporter TrkG, with translation MHRLFSSQQFTLLAFFIVVILTGSILLVQPAAWNGSGQLSYLDAVFTSTSAVCVTGLITVDTAQYSFFGKLVIMALIQIGGLGIMSFATIFLITPSLRLSLSHQQIIQNYFVETVEHRDRHIISSIVLFTLIAEAVGAILLYTRFSAMQDSGTVFNDSVLLTSVFHSVSAFCNAGFSLFSNSLENYPEDKLVLVTVMSLIVLGGLGFVVFNDLIKRLRGKNRNLTLHSRMVLFMTVTLIFGGAVVYYFLEGHGTMAGLQEHQKWVNSFFQSVTTRTAGFNTIPQGDLSSPAKAFTLFLMFTGGAPGSIAGGVKVTTMLIVLTVIFRGTFKEGTLNIGKRQIPAETVSNAHLFILRAVTLVACGAFALTISELMIADSSWSYMDVLFEVFSAFGTVGLSTGVTPTLSSAGKMVIIFVMFAGRVGLISVTLTQSPENLRHNIEYVTERVMIG
- a CDS encoding response regulator yields the protein MIRVVAIDDEVQIRRFLRICLERNDFRIYDAANGEEGLRQILNVKPDLILLDLGLPDMDGRDVLASLREWSSVPVIILSVRNTEDDIVALLNAGADDYMIKPFNTGELIARIRVALRHRNPEPAEQIFSAGVLTVDVGSREVKVEGKEIKLTPTEYALLRLFIQHAGKVLTHQQILREVWGPNMQEEYNYLRVYITQLRKKIELNPARPQVLLTEPGVGYRLKI
- a CDS encoding DUF4118 domain-containing protein translates to MNEDEEIIFNASENGTHSGRLNEHLLVAVSHSPNSVHLLNRTKKMVEKLNASWTALYVETGTPLRDYERDMLHKNLELARHLGAEVVSLPAEDIPGEVIHYARMKNISQIIIGKSNNGSRILHPRHKSITQRIIQDSGTIDVLVVQEKPIRYSGRWLTRFSIWNFATLPHLLSLAVVLIVTGINLIALPLIGYRSVSTIYLLTITALAFFLGKAVVWIAPTSSALLWNYLFIPPRMTFTIGDLEDVLMFVMYFVAASTTGYLTSRLKANERVLVTREEKMTLLYNFS
- a CDS encoding NAD(P)-dependent alcohol dehydrogenase: MDAYVLHGPEDLRREKRQERKPSANEVLIDVKRVGICGSDIHYYQHFRIGQFIPQAPLVLGHEFAGLVIEVGSDVKNVKVGDRVTAEPSIECGKCKYCRAGRYNLCTNLRFLGTAATIPHIDGGFAERIVVPESHCYILDESLDYGAGAMIEPLAVGANGVMRAGTVAGNRVLIVGGGTIGQMVLGVASALGATDITLADLAEYPRSFALEHGATAAIDPTEPGIIERLMAEGGFDVVFEASGAPAGLSFAYQTAAKGGRIVQIGTQPDSVTLPVNLVMSKELTVFGSMRYAHVYPMVLDLIRSGRIAVNDLISAVYPYDNMQEAMDRAVAKDKVVKIQVERK